The Corylus avellana chromosome ca11, CavTom2PMs-1.0 genome contains the following window.
TCTTCAGAGCAATAAGATCGCATTCCATCAAATTTGAACGCCAAGCTTCGGCTCTGAAGCAGTTTTTTATCATCAAACGCATCAAATGCACAGCCAAAACTAAAAGAGCATCAATAGCGACAGAAAAATCATTACAGACTAAAACTCAGACAACTATTCCGCCGACTGAGagcttttcttttcaaaaacaaagaaaaataaacttgTAGGTATGACCCACGATTCCACTTTCTTTTCGTTTTCTACAGATTCCCGCGAACCAAATAgattaacaaagaaaataacaatagCAAATCGCTTGCATCAACATGGTGCGGAtttgaagagagagaggaggcaGCGAGCGGAGTCGGCTGGCTGTGGCTGTCAAAGAAGCGCGAATACGAGTGTTATCTTTCGAGTAATCGAGGGTATTTTAGTGGCCAGTCGAGGTGAAAGATCTGCTGTGACGCTGACACAGGTAAGCTGACCTTTCTGATGACGTGGCATCCCCCAATTGATGTGATGAGGACAGCGCTAGAGCTGCTTGTTTGGCGagtagtcaaaaacctcattcaagggttttcaaaattttgagaacgaaaaataaaatatagaatagAATATAATTAGAAATTATGTTTGGGACGTCagatttttgttatttttgtttgagaTTAATAGATTATCATTtatcactccaaaaaaaaaaaatgttatcatatgactttataatataattgaaaatcaGTCACTGAATCAgtatttacaaaataaaaaattaattttcactttcAAATTATTTCAGTTGTATAACAATCGTATAGTGATCTACTTGGTACTACCCCAACGGTTTTCGAAGGAAatcaattttttctaaattaggttgaaagaaattaaaattcaatttaatttaaccAAACATTTTTTGGCGCACATATTAATTTGGGGTCTAATGTCTTACTAACCCtaaatttagggtttttttttttttttttggaaaataaatttagggCTTTTAGCATTTCCTAGAAGTATGGATCTGTTTAGCAATGGAATTGGACAGGTCAAGAGCAACCAACTCCTCACAGGATGTTCAAAATCAGAATCTCCTCAAAGTTGAGCAGAACTCAAGGACCTCCCAAACTCTGCCATTAATTAGCTCAGGGGGGGGAAACTTCTCTATCAGATTTCCTGATAGCAGCCATGACCCATGACGCATGTTCTTCATCGAGCCATCCCCTCCAAATATTGACAGATTTCCTTTATCTTTGGATGTGACATATCATGAGCAAAGAACTTATGGGCTTGAGCATCAATCACCAGCCAGCTACATGCTGGTTCCTTTGTGATTCCCAGATTGGACATCAATGTCCTAACCTTCACAACATCATCCCACCTTCCTTTGGCAGCTAAAATATGAGATAACATCACATAATTATAGTCCATGTCTGTTTCAAGCTCAAATATTACTTTCTCTGCAGCTCTTTCACCAACTTCCACATTTCCATGCATTTTAGAGGCCCAAAGAATGGTCTCCCAAATCAAGACATTCTGGGTAAGCTCCCACTTCTCAACAAAGCTTTGAACCTCACTAAATTTGCCTGCCCGACCCAGGATATTGACCATACAAGCATAGTGCTCAATAGAAGGAGTGATTCCATAGTCCTTGCTCAATGAGTTAAAATGCTTTTCCCCTTCTTCAATCAAACCCATGTGGCTGCACGCAGAAAGAACTCCTATAAAAGTAATCTCATCAGGCAGGACCCCTTCATCTAACATAATCCTAAAAGCCTCGAGAGCCTCCTTTCCTTGCCCATTTAGTGAGTATCCACATATGATTGTGTTCCACAAGACTGCATTCCGATAAGTCATGCTCTTAAAAATGGCCTCGGCATCTTCTATGCGTCGGCATTGCCCATACATATCAACAAGTGCAGTAGCAATATACATGTTGCTTGACAATCCGGATTTTATAACCATGGAATGGAGCTGCCGGCCACTGTCGAGCAATGCTAAACTGGAGCAACCACTTAAACAGCAGGAGAGAGTGTAGGCATTGGGCTTCAAGCCTTCTCGTTGCAACTGACTGAAGCACTTCACGGCCTTCTCCCCTTGATTGGTTTGTACATAACTGGAAATGATGACTGTCCAAGTCAAGAGGTCTCTTTCAGTCAGTTCATTCAAAATTATATCTGCATCTTCTAAGCACCAGCATTTGAAATACATGTCTATCAGAGCAGTTCCTATGGAACTATTACTGCAAAGGCCATCTTTTATGATATGGGCATGTATTTGCTTCCCAAAATCTACATCCAAGATGTTGGAACAAGATTTTAAAATGCTGATAAACGTGTAGATATCAGGTTTGAAACCTACCACAAGCAATTCTTTGAAGATTCTTGGCCCCTGATCAAAAGTTTTGTTATCATGAAATCCAGATAAAAGGGCGTTCCATGAAGCTATATCTCGAACATTCATCGTATTGAAAACCTGCCAACCATTATGCACACATCCAGTTTTCATGTACATTGTAACAAGTGCACTGCTGATGAAATTATCAGATTCGAGACCATGTTTATATACACAAGCATGAATACTGTCGCCGTACTTCCAGTTACCTAGACTGTTAGCAGCACTGATGATACTAGCAAGAGTATACTCATTTGGTGTCACACCTGTACGTCTCATTAGGCAAAACATCTCCGCTGCTTCTTGGCTCTGGCCTTGCTGATCAAGACAGTTGATCATTGTACTCCAGGCCActattttgggatttttgatCCTCTCAAAGACTTTGAGTGCATAGTCTGGCAACCCACACTTGGAATACATATTAAGAATGCAACAAATCAGAAACTTATCGAGCTCACTACCCATCTTGGTAACCAGAGCATGCACTGCCTGCCCCCCTCTCAAATTTCCCAAGTGTGCACAACTCTTAAGGACAGTCAATAAGGTGAACTTACCATACTTCAATTCTAATTCACTAATTGCAGAAAACAATTTCAGAATCTCTTCCCAGTCACCTACCTGAGCATATCCATCAAGCAAAGCGTTCCACGACACAACACTTTTCTCAGAAATGTAAAAGAACACCATACTTGCAAGCTCCATCTCACCACATTTTGAATAAAGGTCAACAAGAGTAGACCCAACAAACATATCCGAAAAGAACCCGATTTTAATGATTTCTGCATGCAACTGTGACACAATATCCAATTCCAAGCACTCTGAACAACCTTTCAAGACACTCATCAAAGTTTGTTCATTTGGCCTGACACCATCTTTCCGCATTTCGCTATACAATCTAATACCGTCACGGCTGTACCCTTTATCTATCCAGCCCTCAACCAGTGCAGTCCAAGACACAACATCCCGTTCACGCATCTCATCAAGAACCTGACGTGCACATTGCAAACTCCCACCTTTCACATACACTTCCACCACCAATCTCCAAAAATGGGAATCCGGGTCCATCCCATTCTTGATCACCTGCCCATGAACCGCCTTACCCTCATTCAAGCACCTCTTCAAAGCACAACTACGTAGCACCTCAGAATACAATCCTAGCCTCTCGTTGCTATCTAAATTCACATCAGCTATTGAAGGCACCGGTTTAAGAAGATTATGATTTGATAACTTCTTGAGTATGTTCTGAAAGCGCCCATCGAAACAAGCCGCCGAATTTTCCATGCTATCAGATAATGACGAACTGGGTTTTACATATGGTATTGCAGTAGCAAAAGAAACAGAGCGAGGCTTTCGCAATAAACGACATAGAAAACTAGTCCCCAGGCTATGATTGCAGTCCATTGAACCGAAAATGAGCAATGAAAGAGAGAATTGTATAATGGGTTTTTCACTTCCTTTTTTAAAAGCATTTCCATTCATTTACTTCTTCCCTCTGTAACTTGGATCAATCGAGACTTCAAATTTCAAACCCTTTTGACCCGTCTATGAACTATTCATCCTTCCGGCGGTTATTTCGTAGCCACGGCATTCATGCAGAATTTTTGGACAATCCTGCCCCTAGGCTAAAGCGAACCGGTTCCCTCCAGTCCATTTGGACTGGAGAGATCCAAATGCGAAGGAAAATACATTGACACAGAGGAAGCAATGAAAAGGAACATCTTATATATACTCTCTACTATGAAAAGGAACATCTTATTACCTTAAAAACTGttcctttttttaatacatCAACTTTGCTCTTGTCCTCCTCTCATCCTTCTCTCCTCAGGATAATGCCAcgtcaatgaaaaaaaatggaagaagcaTAAGGGCATACCAAATAGCAATTATAGGagagaaatgatttttttttcctcccgtTCAATTCTTGCTAATCTATCATTTGAATtcaacaaattcaataataaatttgtaagaatttaaCGAGAGTTGACCAACAACATGTCTCAATTATTAGTAGATTAAGCATGTCAACTCAACAAAGATGTATGCGAGATAGATGCtacaatataaagaaaataaatgtttaCTTGGTTGAATTCAAATGATATCAGAGCTACAATAAAGGGGTGTGTAATGAACATTTTGAATCACATTATATATTATTCATCCAAATTTGTAGGGAGAAAGTGAAAATACATGATAATTTTGAGAGATTAATTGTTACTTTTTTAAAGTTGGAGAATAATTGCAAAGGGTGCGTGTGTGTGAGGAAAGCAAGTATATCTTTCCCATCAATCTTTTACACAAACTTATCCGATAGTGTGATTCCTCAAGACGGCTGATCCAATTCTTAACACGGAAGCTGTCCAAGTGACTCTAGAAGGATCTTAACAAGTGCTTGGCAAGCATTGTTTGGAggtaaaaaaaagttaaatacagTTGTTTGTAGAggataaattttctttcttgaatATTTTTCTCTGGTTAATTATCTGTGTGGgtatattttcaaaaaagaaattttttatttttgtataacaCTTCTCATTTATCTGTTTTTCTAAAACActactcaaaatcaatctttttattttttattctttttctaaaactaaaaactgaaaacaattcttaaaattttatcaaaccAACCCATCTATATTTTCTGAATGAGAAAAAAtcgaaaatacaaaaaagaaaaagaaaaaaaaaaagagtaggaaCATTTCAAGCTTTAATTATAGATTTCAGGGGAGAAAATAGCCTGTACAAGTAGAAGTAGATTGATGGTTGGCTGGATTGAGAACAGAATATAAAGAAATTCATAGCTGGCAAATTGGCAATGTAACCAGCAAGCCAAGCCAGTTAAAAAGTATCAGTCAAATCACTTGGTTGGTTTCaaccaaatatcaaaaaatgGTATTGTTTTAtgaatgcattttaaaaaaaaattatgatttaaaaaagtaaaaaaaaaaaaaagaagtatttttAAATAGTAAACAATGAggtgtatttttaaaacatacaatttaaatttaaatgctTTAAAAAACACTAATTTTAAACGTACATTTCAAAATCACAAATCCAAAACCTATTTGTTCGAGGAATTCAAGCATTTGCTCGAACAGATAGGCTACATTATAAAATATTCACCTgaaatccaaaaaaagaaattctagcCAATTGGGATTGGCGCTTTAAGGTGCAAATGTAATGTTTCCAAGTTGATACAAATCATCATTAGGTGAAAACGGTGCTGATTTCATCAATGATTAAACACCTAATTTGATCTTGAGCATCcacttataaatttaatggaaaatgcttagtatttttttagtatcttcctaactgtgatgtggtttttaaaatcaccaatagattaaaagttaataataataattttaaattcaacggtgatttaaaagtcacatcacagatGGAAAGACATCAAGAAAATACCAGAAAAGCACGTAGCATTTTCCAAAtttaacacaaacaaaattttataaagaacATGACATTAACTTGGTGGCTAAACAAAGAATTAGTAAAATTTGGGTATCAAAATGAAAGCTATTAAATATATTTGGTTTTGGGAATCTCTTTGATGACAAGAGAAAATgaattcttccatttttgtaCAAAGATGCTACAACAATGGTGGTTGGTGAAGGAGGAAGCAAGGCCACACATTGCCAAAAACAAGATGAAAATTACAAATCAACAGGATTAGGATGGTAAGAGTAATGATTGAGTCAAATCAAAGGCAAGCAACCGGCGAcccactattaaattttttgtgcCTTATAAGTTCCCCCTTTGTGACACACGTCAAATCCCCAAATAAACCACGTGGACCCCAGATGGGACCCTCCAAAAGAGCATCCAATACAGGTGTCAGCATCACAAGGGCACCACCACACACTCTCGCAGTCAAACCAAAATGATGGGGCCTTGCTATCTATCCTGCCACGGACAGGGATCCCCTGTTTTTTGGACAGAGTTACGATTTGGATCTACGGCTATTAACTATTCTAATTATTACAAAATCTttaccattagatttataaaatctaaaaatgagAGGATCCTGATATTAAGGgggaatattaatttaataaattttattacaaaaatttaggaaaatttttctttatggAAACCAAAAGGCAAACCGACGTCGTTGTAGAGAAATGATGAAGGCAAACGACGCCGTGTAGTCTGGTTGGAGGTCAATAACAAGTAACAACGAAGCTAAcgcggttaaaaaaaaattgaccatgGTCACAGGGTAAATTCAGTTAGTATGGAAGGTGTTAGAGCGTCGGTGGTGGTTAACCGTAGGCTATTTTTTTCTAGTGAGAGAGAaataaattaagagagagaatCGCTTTGTATATAAGCCATCGAAGCCAAAGGCTAATTtctgtgagagagaaagagagagagagagagagagtttgggagagagagagagaggctctgTGGGGCTTTGAGACGCATAGAACTACGGCCATGGCAGAATCAAACGACTCCGTTTCCGTTGATATGGAGAAGATCTATCTCGGTGGGAAGGTTCGTGTTTTTCTGCAAGAAAGTATTCGTTTTTACGGCTTTTTGTTTGTTCGCTAATTATGAATCAATTTCAAGCAGTTTTTTGCATTGTTCCGATACCTTCTTGTACTGCATTTGAGTGGATTGGTGGTGGATGGTGTCCTGTTTGTTTGCTGATAAAGATTGGAAAAGAAATGggcttgttttgttgtttggaaAATCAAAGAGTCAGAATCGttgggttttcttctttttcttcgcAACAAaatgatgggtttttttttttttttttttttttttcccaacttattgaaagatttgattttttgtggTATTGAAGGTTCGGAAATGATGATTTCCAAATCTgggcattttttatttttgagatttgttttttttatttttaccattgCGGGAAAGAGTCATTCTTTCCATTTATGTACACAGTTGTCTTTTTTCGGGTTTTGTGTGCTCATATTTATTTGCTAATTCTGCAATTTCTCAAATCCCATTCTTCTGGTGGAGCTGTTGACGCAGTTTTCTTTGTCAGAATCTATTTTGATCGTAAATGGTATCCTTTCATTTTGTTCACTTTTGTGCCTTTTTATGTAAAAGTATTTGATGTTTGGCTTCAATTAGATAGTTTTGGTCCTTTtgcaaataatgatttttttataagcaatttTTGAAACAATGATATAgaaacctttatttatttatttatttattaggcGTTCAATCTGAATTGAATTATGAGGATTTTTATCTCTGCTTGTTCTTTCTAGATTTTTCTTATGGGGGGTTGAGATTCCTTTCTTCTTGTATGTTGCTTTTTAGCCTGAAAGCAATCGGATCCTTTGGTGAATTCATTCCTTGGATCAAATTGTATTACAGTTCACTGAAGAAACCTAAGCTACACCTTTCTttgtattatttctttttattatatgGAGGCGTCTAGCTGTTTCactttcttttcctattttttattggTCATTCGATCAGTCTAGTCAATGTCTTCTTTAGATATGTGAGATTCCGTGCCTTCCTTTTTAACTGTCATCacttttctattaaaaagaaaaaagaatacaatGATTGAAATCTGGGATTACTTGTTTGTTTCATCTATCTTTTGAAGTTATGTCATATGATGTGGCAAATAATTTTTGGGTCGCCTGAAAAGGGGTAAATGCACATGGGGAAGCTCATTCAGGGAATTAAATTCTCTGGATAAAGCTGCCAGTTTTCGCTTACTGAACTGAAGGTTGACTGACTCTTTTCACAAAATACCTGCACAATCGAAGATATTATGGTGATGAAACAGTTTTAAAGTGCACCGCTTTGATGATTTATTGGAATTTTTGCTCTACATGTTgatgcgtgtatatatatatatttctgtgTTTATTTCTCTGTTCATaacacttttattttaatttgtcaaCTGTAGGAACATCTTGTACGAACTGGCCGTGGTTCTGTGTCTGTTATAGTCTATGGAGACCAAGACAAGCCCGCACTACTTACTTATCCTGATTTAGCTTTAAATCGTAAGTGCAATCTGCAATGGAGTCACATGGGGTGGGTGTCCTGGGATTGGGAACTAGGCTTAAAATTGCTAATTAttgcaggttttttttttttttttggttgctctTGTAAAGTATCTGGTTCATGACCCTTTAATTGACAGTATTAATTCACCCATAAATTAGTGTGtgtgaatatttttatcttatatatGGAACACTATCACAGCTATTGATCTAGTTCTCAATACTTTTGAGCAGATGTGTCTTGTTTTCAAGGATTATTTTTCTGTCCTGAAGCAGCTTCTTTGTTGCTCCACAACTTCTGCATTTACCATATCAGTCCTCCTGGGCACCAGGTCTGTAATTGGTTGACTTGACTGCATCTTTAGAAGTTAGCTGATTTAACCATCTGGAAAATGTATTGCATGCATTATGACTGAATGTTATTATTCACATAATTTCTCTTCTGGAACTTTCATAAGAGTTCTTGCAGTTAGGAGCTGCTGCAATTTGTCCTGAAGATTCTGTACCTTCTGTTGATGATTTAGCAGATCAGATCATTGAGGTTCTCAACTTTTTCGggtaattattatttaaaaaaatcttgttggtgatttattgttaatttttgatATTTGAAGCTCTAAATTTTAAGCTGTAACAGTATGCAAGGTGAAGTTTTTGTCGTACTTGTTGACGAGACGGTGTAGAAGGGAATTTTATGCATGGGATGTCTTCACTGGAGTTTTCTCAGATGAGATCCTGTGTTGTTAATTTGCTTtcttattacattattttatacTTCTTCAGGCTCGGTGCTGTGATGTGCATGGGGGTAACAGCGGGTGCCTACATACTTACACTATTTGCAGTATGTACCCTTTCTGGAATATTGTGACCTGTATGTTTTCAAACTTCCTCAATTATTGGTCCACTGATCAAGGTTTCATGTTGCAGATGAAATATAGGGAACGTGTTCTTGGTTTGATACTTGTGTCCCCTTTATGCAAAGCACCGTCTTGGACTGAATGGATATATAATAAGGTTCCTTTATGATGCCGTACTGTTACTCTTACAAgtaaacatgcatatatttcAATGTTATAACTAAAGTTGCATATTGTCTGTAGGTGATGTCAAATTTGCTTTACTTTTATGGCATGTGTGGTTTGCTGAAAGAGTGTTTGCTTCAGCGGTACTTCAGCAAGGTATTCTAGTGCTTCAACTGTGGTGAAGTGCATTTGTCTTGCTCATCCTACATGGTTTTATTAGGGTCACTGGGTGATGGGGTTGCTATAAATTTTGACAGGAAGTTCGTGGTAATGCGGGAGTTCCAGAATCAGATATAGTTCAAGCATGCAGAAGAGTAAGTGTTTaagctaatttttaaattccttTACCCAAAACTGTACTTTCTCCCGTCCACTTTCGTTCTTAAAATAGTGGATTTTCAAGGTGACACTTGTTTGATTCCCATGACATTTATGTTTCCTCAGTTGCTCGATGAGAGGCAGAGCATAAATGTTTTCCGGTTTCTTCAAGCAATCAATAGGTAAAAACTGTGCCATTGCTGCTTCCCCAGTTGTACTTCTTTGTGGGCATGTATAAAATCTTCAAAGATATACTAAATGTATATGTTTCTGTgctgaaattttgttttgccAACTTGCAGGAGATCAGACATTACTGAAGGGTTGAAGAGACTAAAATGCCGTACGCTAATTTTTGTTGGGGATAGCTCTCCTTTCCATTCCGAGGCTCTAGACATGATTTCAAAACTTGACCGGAGATTTAGTGCCTTAGTTGAGGTATGTGTTGCAAAGTATATCTAGGAATATCTGTATAATAAATACAAATGCACACTATCAAGGAACCACTTAGAAGGGTATTTATATGTGGACCGCTTAGGTTCTTAGCAAGGGTTCAATGCCTTCAAGAGTAAATGTTGTAATCTGCATTTGTTATGGTTGATGATAAATCCAGAGTTCCAAGTTCACAATGTCCTAATCTGATGCTTACATCACATGTTATTCTTCTGATTCAGTCTAGGAAAATTGAATAAATGTGCATGAATGTGTATGGTAAAGGATGTGTTGTTAGTGCAGGTCCAGGCTTGTGGATCAATGGTGACAGAGGAGCAGCCACATGCAATGTTGATACCCATGGAGTTCTTCCTCATGGGGTATGGGTTGTATAGGCCGTGCCACTTCAGCGACAGCCCGAGGAGTCCACTCAGCCCATCTTGCATCTCCCCTGAACTTCTCTCTCCAGAAAGCATGGGTTTGAAGCTAAAACCGATAAAGACCCGTGTTTCGCTCGATGTTTAAGGTGGAAGGGAGGTAGAATTGGAATTAATTTGACTCGTGATTCGGAAgatgttcaatttttttgttctttttggctTGTGAATCAATTAAAAAACAGTAGATTGGTTGGAAGGGTTGTAGATAGAGAAGGGAAGAATGTTACAGAATACGTATAGGGATCACTTGAATTCATTCATTGTAGTCAAAGGAATCACTGAGTTGTGCCTGTTAATTCTATAATGGACTTGAGATTTATTTATGATGACGAGCAATCAATAACAGAGAGGAGCTTCCCCATTATTCAACTTGTGCTTCCCATATTTTCATTACTCTACAagtattctctctctctgtctctctgtctctctctctctctgtctctctctcaactccATTTTTCATTACTAATAATCATGGCTTGGCTGTAAAAGAGGGCAGCGGCTGATATGGGTCACTTGCATTCTGTAAAGATATATGTTTAATATTTCTCATAATATTATACCAGCCGACCCGTTTAAAATGAATTCTAATTGGGAATCTCAGGACTCATTTGTTTGATTCAAAATCACAGCTCATTTCATAAAGATGGCCAGATCATATTCCACgcatttgtaataaaaaaagcCTTTGGTTTCAAACCATTCACC
Protein-coding sequences here:
- the LOC132166425 gene encoding pentatricopeptide repeat-containing protein At4g39530-like, with product MNGNAFKKGSEKPIIQFSLSLLIFGSMDCNHSLGTSFLCRLLRKPRSVSFATAIPYVKPSSSLSDSMENSAACFDGRFQNILKKLSNHNLLKPVPSIADVNLDSNERLGLYSEVLRSCALKRCLNEGKAVHGQVIKNGMDPDSHFWRLVVEVYVKGGSLQCARQVLDEMRERDVVSWTALVEGWIDKGYSRDGIRLYSEMRKDGVRPNEQTLMSVLKGCSECLELDIVSQLHAEIIKIGFFSDMFVGSTLVDLYSKCGEMELASMVFFYISEKSVVSWNALLDGYAQVGDWEEILKLFSAISELELKYGKFTLLTVLKSCAHLGNLRGGQAVHALVTKMGSELDKFLICCILNMYSKCGLPDYALKVFERIKNPKIVAWSTMINCLDQQGQSQEAAEMFCLMRRTGVTPNEYTLASIISAANSLGNWKYGDSIHACVYKHGLESDNFISSALVTMYMKTGCVHNGWQVFNTMNVRDIASWNALLSGFHDNKTFDQGPRIFKELLVVGFKPDIYTFISILKSCSNILDVDFGKQIHAHIIKDGLCSNSSIGTALIDMYFKCWCLEDADIILNELTERDLLTWTVIISSYVQTNQGEKAVKCFSQLQREGLKPNAYTLSCCLSGCSSLALLDSGRQLHSMVIKSGLSSNMYIATALVDMYGQCRRIEDAEAIFKSMTYRNAVLWNTIICGYSLNGQGKEALEAFRIMLDEGVLPDEITFIGVLSACSHMGLIEEGEKHFNSLSKDYGITPSIEHYACMVNILGRAGKFSEVQSFVEKWELTQNVLIWETILWASKMHGNVEVGERAAEKVIFELETDMDYNYVMLSHILAAKGRWDDVVKVRTLMSNLGITKEPACSWLVIDAQAHKFFAHDMSHPKIKEICQYLEGMAR
- the LOC132165527 gene encoding protein NDL1-like codes for the protein MAESNDSVSVDMEKIYLGGKEHLVRTGRGSVSVIVYGDQDKPALLTYPDLALNHVSCFQGLFFCPEAASLLLHNFCIYHISPPGHQLGAAAICPEDSVPSVDDLADQIIEVLNFFGLGAVMCMGVTAGAYILTLFAMKYRERVLGLILVSPLCKAPSWTEWIYNKVMSNLLYFYGMCGLLKECLLQRYFSKEVRGNAGVPESDIVQACRRLLDERQSINVFRFLQAINRRSDITEGLKRLKCRTLIFVGDSSPFHSEALDMISKLDRRFSALVEVQACGSMVTEEQPHAMLIPMEFFLMGYGLYRPCHFSDSPRSPLSPSCISPELLSPESMGLKLKPIKTRVSLDV